The following coding sequences lie in one Kiritimatiellia bacterium genomic window:
- a CDS encoding ORF6N domain-containing protein, whose amino-acid sequence MSKDLVPVERVEQKILLLRGQKVMLSGDLADLYGVLPKVLMQAVKRNAERFPADFMFQLARQEVAILKSQFVTSSWGGVRRARPYAFTEQGVAMLSSVLHSPRAIQVNIAIMRAFVRLRQMLSAHADLARKLEDLERKYDKQFRAVFDALRELMNPPAPPRKPIGFHIRDARAAYTARNRRR is encoded by the coding sequence ATGAGCAAGGATCTGGTTCCCGTCGAGCGCGTTGAGCAGAAGATTTTGCTGCTGCGGGGACAAAAGGTGATGTTGAGCGGCGACCTGGCTGATTTGTACGGAGTCCTGCCCAAGGTATTGATGCAAGCCGTCAAGAGAAACGCGGAAAGATTCCCGGCTGACTTTATGTTTCAGCTTGCACGGCAAGAGGTTGCAATCTTGAAGTCACAGTTTGTGACTTCAAGTTGGGGTGGAGTTCGGCGGGCCAGACCGTATGCCTTCACCGAACAGGGCGTGGCCATGCTCTCGTCCGTGCTTCACAGCCCACGCGCCATCCAGGTGAACATCGCGATCATGCGCGCGTTTGTCCGGCTGCGGCAGATGCTGTCCGCGCACGCGGACCTCGCCCGGAAATTGGAGGACCTGGAAAGGAAATACGACAAGCAGTTCCGCGCGGTCTTCGACGCGCTGCGGGAACTGATGAATCCCCCGGCCCCGCCGCGCAAGCCGATCGGTTTTCATATTCGGGATGCTCGCGCTGCGTACACGGCGCGCAACAGAAGGAGATAA
- the murA gene encoding UDP-N-acetylglucosamine 1-carboxyvinyltransferase, whose amino-acid sequence MSRFIIHGQRKLAGEYRPVGNKNAVLPMLAACLLTDEPVTLRNVPDIRDVEVMLALLEGVGVGVARERDRVTLQAGSIRRRRLDPELCRRVRASILLAAPLAARHGSCVLPPPGGDIIGRRRLDTHFNGLRALGIAVEGGTSYTLRRRQLRGADFLLDEASVTATENLLMAATLAEGETTLFNAACEPHVTDLGALLVRMGARIEGLGTNCLQIQGVKTLRGAEHTVGPDLIEVGSFLAAAAATRGELRVSAPGNLRDLEVILRVFARLGVETEAKAGDLHLPARQKRRVQRDLGRAIPKIEDGPWPQFPSDLMSVAIVLATQAKGTVLFFEKMFESRMYFVDRLIEMGADIIPCDPHRVVVSGPCPLHGTHLTTPDIRAGMSLLIAALCAKGRSVIDQAEVIDRGYERIDERLRALGADIVREG is encoded by the coding sequence ATGTCGCGGTTCATCATCCACGGCCAGAGGAAACTGGCCGGCGAGTATCGGCCGGTGGGCAACAAGAACGCCGTCCTGCCCATGCTGGCCGCCTGCCTGCTGACCGACGAGCCCGTGACGCTGCGCAACGTCCCCGACATCCGCGACGTCGAGGTCATGCTGGCCCTGCTCGAAGGCGTGGGCGTCGGGGTGGCCCGCGAGCGCGACCGGGTTACGCTCCAGGCCGGATCGATCCGCCGCCGGCGGCTGGACCCTGAACTCTGCCGCCGGGTGCGCGCCTCCATTCTCCTCGCCGCGCCCCTCGCGGCGCGGCATGGGAGCTGCGTGCTGCCGCCGCCGGGTGGCGACATCATCGGGCGTCGCCGGCTGGACACGCACTTCAACGGCCTGCGCGCGCTGGGCATCGCCGTCGAGGGCGGCACGAGCTATACCCTGCGCCGCCGTCAGCTCCGCGGCGCGGACTTCCTGCTCGACGAGGCCAGCGTCACGGCGACGGAGAACCTGCTGATGGCGGCCACGCTCGCGGAGGGCGAGACCACCCTCTTCAACGCCGCCTGCGAGCCGCACGTGACGGACCTCGGCGCGCTGCTGGTCCGGATGGGCGCGCGGATCGAGGGGCTGGGCACCAATTGCCTGCAAATCCAGGGCGTCAAAACGCTCCGCGGCGCGGAACACACGGTAGGCCCCGACCTGATCGAGGTTGGCAGCTTCCTCGCCGCCGCCGCGGCCACCCGTGGCGAGTTGCGCGTGTCCGCGCCGGGCAACCTCCGCGACCTGGAAGTGATTCTCCGGGTATTTGCCCGGCTTGGCGTGGAGACGGAGGCGAAGGCCGGCGACCTTCATTTGCCCGCGAGGCAGAAACGGCGCGTGCAGCGGGACCTGGGCCGCGCCATCCCGAAGATCGAGGACGGGCCCTGGCCGCAGTTCCCTTCCGATCTCATGAGCGTGGCCATTGTCCTTGCGACGCAGGCGAAGGGCACGGTCCTGTTTTTCGAGAAGATGTTCGAGAGCCGCATGTACTTCGTGGACCGCCTGATCGAGATGGGGGCGGACATCATTCCCTGCGACCCGCACCGGGTCGTCGTCAGCGGGCCCTGCCCGCTGCACGGCACCCACCTGACCACGCCCGACATCCGCGCGGGCATGTCCCTGCTCATCGCCGCCCTCTGCGCGAAGGGCCGGAGCGTCATTGACCAGGCCGAGGTCATCGACCGCGGCTACGAGCGCATCGATGAGCGCCTCCGCGCCCTCGGCGCGGATATCGTCCGCGAAGGATGA